From a region of the Rhipicephalus microplus isolate Deutch F79 chromosome X, USDA_Rmic, whole genome shotgun sequence genome:
- the LOC119187124 gene encoding uncharacterized protein LOC119187124 isoform X4: MTTTFHRPRRAKAMSRMPKTTLGVTPRYQLERSLKGQRKKHLSRKCKGGIYLEGEASPAHGSPDKANDAEELVPALNPDEEKKRADDLWSDFLRDVEPNPRKRTVPAASVVSMPPSLTPLCPTLLLAHPFRMLALYIQTQRSTMKRTGKTVPPAQLQNLAMLVKRLLCNMPNRLRRVPRDQGRGV; the protein is encoded by the exons ATGACGACTACGTTCCATCGG CCGAGGAGAGCGAAGGCGATGAGTCGGATGCCGAAAACGACGCTAGGAGTGACGCCGAGGTACCAGCTGGAAAGAAGCCTaaaaggacaaagaaaaaaacatttgtcGAG GAAGTGTAAGGGTGGAATCTATTTGGAGGGTGAAGCTAGTCCAGCACACGGAAGTCCTGATAAAGCAAACGATGCCGAGGAGCTAGTTCCTGCACTCAACCCGGACGAGGAAAAGAAGCGAGCAGATGATCTGTGGTCTGATTTCTTGCGTGATGTTGAACCTAATCCTAGGAAACGCACTGTTCCTGCTGCAAGTGTTGTCTCT atgcctccaagtctaactcctctgtgtcctacgctgctgttggcccatccttttcggatgctggccctctacatccagacacag AGGTCTACCATGAAGAGAACAGGAAAAACGG TTCCACCAGCTCAGCTGCAAAATCTTGCGATGCTCGTGAAGAGACTCCTATGCAACATGCCGAACAGGCTTCGACGAGTTCCAAGGGACCAAG